The following are from one region of the Actinopolyspora halophila DSM 43834 genome:
- a CDS encoding alpha/beta hydrolase, whose translation MSTEIRANTVLPGRREAVTLHTADGLRLVGELALPEHNAPRATLVCLHPLPTHGGMMDSHLFRKAAWRLPALADMAVLRFNTRGTASEAGRSEGSFDNGDSERFDVAAALEYAEFHDLPEVWLLGWSFGTDLTLVHGLDPLVRGAVLVSPPLRWSTEDHLRAWAESGKPVHALVPEFDDYLRPEAAERAFAPLTQAEVTGFPDTKHLWVGKAEQALDAVVGAVAPEVPTPLPRHWEGETRTHQVTIVDS comes from the coding sequence ATGAGCACCGAAATTCGCGCGAACACCGTGCTGCCCGGTCGTCGGGAGGCCGTCACCCTGCACACCGCGGACGGGTTGAGGCTGGTGGGGGAGCTCGCCCTTCCCGAGCACAACGCCCCGCGGGCGACACTCGTCTGCTTGCACCCGCTTCCCACCCACGGTGGGATGATGGACTCCCACCTGTTCCGCAAGGCCGCCTGGCGGTTGCCCGCGCTGGCCGACATGGCGGTGCTGCGCTTCAACACCAGGGGGACGGCCAGTGAAGCCGGGCGCAGCGAGGGCTCCTTCGACAACGGTGATTCGGAACGCTTCGACGTGGCGGCCGCGCTGGAGTACGCGGAGTTCCACGACCTCCCCGAAGTTTGGTTGCTCGGATGGTCCTTCGGGACCGATCTCACGCTGGTGCACGGTCTCGATCCGCTGGTTCGGGGAGCCGTGCTCGTCTCGCCCCCGCTGCGCTGGAGTACCGAGGACCATCTGCGTGCCTGGGCCGAGTCGGGAAAACCGGTGCACGCCCTCGTCCCGGAGTTCGACGACTACCTGCGTCCCGAGGCGGCCGAGCGCGCGTTCGCCCCGCTGACCCAGGCCGAGGTGACCGGCTTTCCCGACACCAAGCACCTGTGGGTGGGCAAGGCCGAGCAGGCGCTCGACGCCGTCGTAGGAGCGGTGGCTCCCGAGGTCCCGACCCCGCTTCCACGGCACTGGGAGGGCGAGACACGGACGCACCAGGTCACCATCGTGGATTCCTGA
- a CDS encoding GNAT family N-acetyltransferase — protein MSTERLLLRPVELTDEPTMLAVHTDPVTNRHRPDGTPDDDRVSSDLRKWVEQWTEHGIGYWAIEARSDSEVIGFGGLRRAEWSGESVLNLYYRFRPSAWNRGYASEMAGAAVDHANTHLPGTPVLIRTRPDNLAARRVAEKLGFEFRSEHGHGTHREWVYRLPTNEGPARSS, from the coding sequence GTGTCCACCGAAAGACTGCTGCTGCGTCCGGTCGAGCTCACCGACGAACCCACCATGCTCGCCGTCCACACCGACCCCGTGACCAACCGCCACCGACCCGACGGCACTCCGGACGACGATCGGGTAAGTTCCGATCTGCGGAAATGGGTCGAGCAGTGGACCGAGCACGGAATCGGATACTGGGCGATCGAGGCCCGCTCCGACTCGGAGGTGATCGGTTTCGGAGGCCTGCGCCGTGCCGAGTGGTCCGGAGAATCGGTGCTCAATCTCTACTACCGGTTCCGCCCGAGCGCGTGGAACAGGGGGTACGCGTCCGAGATGGCAGGCGCGGCGGTGGACCACGCGAACACCCATCTGCCCGGAACACCGGTGCTGATCCGGACCCGTCCGGACAACCTCGCGGCACGTCGCGTGGCCGAGAAGCTCGGATTCGAGTTCCGCTCCGAACACGGCCACGGGACGCACAGGGAGTGGGTCTACCGTCTGCCCACGAACGAAGGCCCCGCTCGGAGTTCATAG
- a CDS encoding alpha/beta fold hydrolase, translated as MHYIESGTGPPLVLLHAFPADARMWRGVRAELEQHCRVITPDQRGLGHSPLNGSTAPSLDLVADDLLALLDRLELPRVRLGGCSMGGYVAMSVLRKAPERVTGLFLADTRADADGEQQRENRLRTAERAENEGTEGWLADNSLPGLLGETTRQQRTDVVDAVRELIEEQPPEGVAWAQRAMAARRDSYDVLRDYAGPALVLRGAEDGLTPPESARDMALSLPNGRLVTLPGVGHLAPLETPSGFANELREWLTETD; from the coding sequence GTGCACTACATCGAATCGGGAACCGGACCGCCGCTGGTGCTGCTGCACGCCTTCCCGGCGGACGCGCGGATGTGGCGAGGTGTGCGGGCCGAGCTCGAGCAGCACTGCAGGGTCATCACGCCGGATCAGCGCGGGCTGGGGCACAGCCCGCTGAACGGTTCCACCGCGCCGAGCCTCGATCTGGTGGCCGACGACCTGCTCGCCCTTCTCGACCGGTTGGAACTGCCGCGAGTCCGACTGGGCGGGTGCTCCATGGGCGGGTACGTCGCCATGTCCGTGCTGCGCAAGGCGCCGGAAAGGGTCACGGGGCTGTTCCTCGCCGACACCAGGGCCGATGCCGACGGCGAACAGCAGCGGGAGAACCGGTTGCGGACCGCCGAACGTGCGGAGAACGAGGGAACCGAGGGATGGCTGGCCGACAACAGCCTTCCCGGCCTGCTCGGTGAGACGACCCGACAGCAGCGCACGGATGTGGTGGACGCGGTGCGGGAGCTGATCGAGGAGCAGCCCCCGGAGGGAGTCGCCTGGGCGCAGCGGGCCATGGCCGCGCGGCGCGACAGCTACGACGTGCTGCGCGACTACGCGGGACCGGCCTTGGTGCTGCGCGGGGCGGAGGACGGCCTGACCCCGCCGGAGTCCGCACGGGACATGGCCCTGTCGTTGCCGAACGGTCGGCTGGTGACCCTGCCCGGGGTGGGCCACCTCGCTCCGCTGGAGACGCCGTCCGGCTTCGCGAACGAACTCCGGGAGTGGCTGACCGAAACGGACTGA